A stretch of DNA from Bacteroidota bacterium:
TCTGACATTTATTATTAGCGCAGCGTAAACAACATTCCGCTTTGGCTGCGCACCGTTCAAGCGCATTCGCCTACTGGCGAAGGAGCGCGTTTGCGCAGCCAAGAGTTTTTGGTTCCTTTTTTCGACAAAAAAGGAACATATAAAATTTAAACTATAAACCCAACCTTCTATTTCACCAAATACTTGTCTCTAATTGAATCCATGAGTAAAAAACGAGTTGAGCGCATTCGCTTATTGGGAAAGTTGCTAGTTTTTTTCGACAAGTCTTTTTTTGGCACCGTTAGTGACGACAAAAAGTGTCAATTAAATGTAAAGTATCCATTAAAATAAGTTTTATGTTTTTTGGAGTTCGTTTTTTTTATTGCCACAATTATTCTACTCCCCAAATTTATTACCGCGGGATCAGAGTTATTAATATAAATTCCGAAGGAATGACAGCGTGCCATCATTTTTGTTATTCGGCAAAGTTGTAGAATCATCTTTTTACGGTTGAGTACAATCAAGTTACCAGGAGAACCAGGTATACTTCTTTAAGCTTTTGTGGTAAATTTTTTTTCGCTGATAAACACAGGGATTAAAAACTAAAAAATGAGAAAAATAAATAGTTAAATTTGCGTGGTTTTTTTCAAAAATTAAGATATGTCGATAATTGTAAAGCATGTGTCCAAAACTTATGGCAGCCAGAAAGCATTGGATGATGTGAGTTTTCAAATTGGTTCGGGCGAAATAGTTGGTTTCATTGGCCCTAATGGCGCGGGAAAATCAACCATGATGAAAATTATTACCGGATTTCTGCCTGCTTCATCGGGGGATGTATGGGTCAATGATATTCATGTCCTGGACGATACGATAGAAGTACGCCGCCATATTGGTTATCTCCCTGAAAACAATCCGCTTTATCCCGATATGTACGTCAGGGAATACCTGGAATTTGTTGCCGGCATTTACGACCTTGGAAAAGACAAAACAGCGAGGATAGATGAAATAATTCAAAAAACCGGCCTTGAAGTTGAACAAAGAAAAAAAATTGGCGCTTTGTCAAAAGGATACCGTCAACGGGTAGGACTGGCACAGGCCTTGATTCATAATCCTTCCATTTTGATCCTTGATGAGCCTACCTCAGGCCTTGATCCCAACCAGATTGTTGAAATCCGCAACCTCATCTCCGAATGCGGCAAGGAAAAAACGGTGATCCTTTCCACCCATATCATGCAGGAGGTGGAAGCTATCTGCGACAGGGTAATCATCATCAATAAAGGAAAAATTATTGCCAATGATTCCGCCCAAAATATGCACCAGCATACTGCCGAGAAGTTTTTAACCACGATGGTTGAATTTAACGGGG
This window harbors:
- the gldA gene encoding gliding motility-associated ABC transporter ATP-binding subunit GldA — encoded protein: MSIIVKHVSKTYGSQKALDDVSFQIGSGEIVGFIGPNGAGKSTMMKIITGFLPASSGDVWVNDIHVLDDTIEVRRHIGYLPENNPLYPDMYVREYLEFVAGIYDLGKDKTARIDEIIQKTGLEVEQRKKIGALSKGYRQRVGLAQALIHNPSILILDEPTSGLDPNQIVEIRNLISECGKEKTVILSTHIMQEVEAICDRVIIINKGKIIANDSAQNMHQHTAEKFLTTMVEFNGDIDENELLNLPGVNKAAKLKNNQWLVQSSPDHDVRQDIFNLAVAKNLAVLSMQKHEKNLEEIFQELTR